The genomic window AGTGACCCTCTTTGGCTTCATTCTGGTCCTGGGGATTGTCGTGGATGATGCCATCGTCGTCGGCGAAAGCGTCTTCTCGGATTTCCAAAAGAATGGTCCTGGCGTCGACAGCGCAATTCGGGGGACCCACCGCGTGTCGATCCCCGTCACCTTTGCGGTTCTGACGACCGTTGTCGCCTTCTGCCCGATCTTTCTTGTCCCCGGAACCATGGGCAAACTCTTCTACGGAATCCCGGCGGTGGTGATTCCGACCCTGCTTTTTTCGCTCGTGCAGAGCAAACTGGTCCTCCCCTATCACCTGAGTCTCTGCCGCGTCGGTCAGCGCGAGCGCAAAGAAATCGGCCGCCTCCGCAAAGTTCAGCTCCTCATTGCCGACAGCCTGGAGAGGTTCATCGACAATGTCTATCGCCCTCTCCTAAAAGTCGCCCTTTCCTGGCGGTATCTAACCACCGCGATATTCATAGCCACCCTCCTCTTTACCGTCGGACTTCTCGGCAGCGGATGGGTTCGCTCCATCTTTCTCGCCCCCGTTCCCTCCGACTACATCGTCGCGCTGATGAACATGCCGGACGGGGCACCCTACACGATGACGGAAGCCAACGTCGCCCGTCTGAATAAAGCCCTCGAGGAGGTTCGCGAGGAATTGAAAGAGGAAGGACTCCGCGACCCGATTCGTCACCTCTCCATCACCCGGGGCGGAGCCCAATTCCAGGGCGGAGGTCCCGGGGGCAGCGGTTCGCGCACGAACAAAATCGGGCAAGGAGAAATTGCCCTCGAGCTCGTCGATCCAGAAATTCGCGACATCTCAGCCCCCGACCTCGCCGACCGCTGGCGCCAGAAAGTTGGCCAGCTTCCGGGGATCCGAGACCTCACCTTCCAAGCCGAAGCCGCCAATCCCGCGGGCTTCGCGATCAACATTCAACTCACCGGAAATCGCTTCGAAGACTTGGAGGCGGTCGGCAACCGAATCAAAGAAGACCTGAACTCCTATGCCGGAGTCTTCGACGTCCGGGATTCTTACGAGAAGGGTAAGGACGAAATAAATTTAAAGATCCTCCCCTCGGCTCGAGCCGCCGGCTTCACCCAAGCCGATCTCGCCCGACAGGTCCGTGGGGCCTTTTACGGGGATGAAGTTCAACGTATCCAGCGAGGCCGTGATGAAATCAAGATCATGGTCCGCCTGCCCGAAGGATCGCGGGATCAACTCTCTTCTCTGCAAAATATGTGGATCCGAAACGCCCAAGGCGATCCAATGCCACTGCGCAACGCAGTAGATTTGGAGATGGGCAAAGGATTTTCCGAAATCACCCGTATCGACCGACGCCGTGCCGTCAACGTCTACGCGGACGCCGATGATGCGATTACCAACGTGAACGACGTAATCAAAGACCTTCAGGAAAAAACCTTTCCCGAGCTCGAAAAGAACTTTCCGACTGTAAACATATCGATCGAAGGGGAAAACCGGGAACAGAAGGAAATCCAACTCAAGATGGCCGAAGGGGGCGCCCTGGCTGCGTTGATCATCTACGCGCTCCTTGCCGTCCCCTTCCGCTCCTACGCGCAGCCCCTGATCGTCATGTCTGTCATTCCATTCGGCATCGTGGGAGCGATCGGAGGACATTGGATTACGGGTCAGGATTTCAGCGTTCTCTCGCTCTTGGGCTTGGTGGCCCTCTCCGGGGTAGTCGTCAACGACAGCCTCGTCTTAGTGGATTTCATCAACC from Puniceicoccus vermicola includes these protein-coding regions:
- a CDS encoding efflux RND transporter permease subunit produces the protein MIAWFAKNGVAANLLAIIFCVGGIFVALSIKLELFPQFTLDTVVISVPYPGAAPEDVEEGICLRIEEEIQDLQGIDKVTSTAAEGMGVVVAEVQRGYSTERLLDRIKTRVDAIDNFPEEAEEPVIEQPDIERDTITIAIYGDLSEKSLKALGERVRDEITLLPGVSSAEVTGVRDFEISIELSEARLREFGLTFADVSAILRSSSLDLPGGSIRAEQGQILLRSNTLAKDDKAIGDIILLSQPDGGIVRVRDVATLVDGFTIDPLLTRFNGKRAAMVRVFEVGDQNPLNISRQIRDYVAAEKLQLPEGVEIDVWRDFSIYLRDRLNLLINNGVIGFLLVLAVLALFLRPLLALFVSIGIPISFLATILIMPSLGLTINLVTLFGFILVLGIVVDDAIVVGESVFSDFQKNGPGVDSAIRGTHRVSIPVTFAVLTTVVAFCPIFLVPGTMGKLFYGIPAVVIPTLLFSLVQSKLVLPYHLSLCRVGQRERKEIGRLRKVQLLIADSLERFIDNVYRPLLKVALSWRYLTTAIFIATLLFTVGLLGSGWVRSIFLAPVPSDYIVALMNMPDGAPYTMTEANVARLNKALEEVREELKEEGLRDPIRHLSITRGGAQFQGGGPGGSGSRTNKIGQGEIALELVDPEIRDISAPDLADRWRQKVGQLPGIRDLTFQAEAANPAGFAINIQLTGNRFEDLEAVGNRIKEDLNSYAGVFDVRDSYEKGKDEINLKILPSARAAGFTQADLARQVRGAFYGDEVQRIQRGRDEIKIMVRLPEGSRDQLSSLQNMWIRNAQGDPMPLRNAVDLEMGKGFSEITRIDRRRAVNVYADADDAITNVNDVIKDLQEKTFPELEKNFPTVNISIEGENREQKEIQLKMAEGGALAALIIYALLAVPFRSYAQPLIVMSVIPFGIVGAIGGHWITGQDFSVLSLLGLVALSGVVVNDSLVLVDFINQQVREGQPLLKAVRESGAQRFRPVLLTSLTTFVGLIPILLETNLQAQFLIPMATSLAFGILYATFITLFLVPSAYLILEDIKDLFRRENEVAG